Proteins encoded in a region of the Spiribacter sp. 1M189 genome:
- a CDS encoding glycosyltransferase family 9 protein, translating into MHHQQLPVSANAPRRLCLFRLSAIGDCCNMVPIVRTLQEHLPETRLTWIMGQTEAGLLGDLDGVEIITHDKKTGTGTLRRKLSGRAFDVLLLMQVALRAGLASRAVKAPVRIGFDRSRSRDGHSVFINERIPNVPPGHVIDGFFGFCEALGVQERHLRWDIPVPNSARERSEDLLARFGGETSGTDGDKTAARKILLISPCSSDRFRNFRNWAPEYYAEVASYAASVHGLRIVLTGGRSQVERDYGERILAALNNPSGRKVPVPILNLIGRTDLKTLFALMQRASVVLAPDSGPLHMAVAAGAPPIGLYATSNPERTGPVLGMRWVVNAYPQAVRESLGRAVGDIRWGKRVRDPRAMELIKPAAVIAKLDELMSTPTKERLAV; encoded by the coding sequence ATGCACCATCAGCAATTACCCGTGAGCGCCAATGCTCCGCGTCGACTGTGCCTGTTCCGTCTCTCGGCGATAGGTGATTGCTGCAACATGGTTCCCATCGTTCGGACTCTTCAGGAGCATCTGCCAGAGACCAGGCTTACTTGGATCATGGGCCAGACGGAAGCCGGCCTGCTCGGTGACCTTGATGGTGTAGAGATTATCACTCACGACAAGAAAACCGGGACAGGCACTCTCCGCCGCAAGCTCTCCGGTCGGGCGTTCGACGTTCTGTTGCTCATGCAGGTTGCCCTTCGTGCGGGGCTGGCGTCACGTGCGGTTAAGGCACCAGTACGTATCGGATTCGACAGGTCCCGGTCTAGAGATGGGCATAGCGTTTTCATTAATGAACGCATCCCGAATGTTCCGCCCGGACACGTCATCGACGGTTTTTTCGGGTTCTGCGAGGCGCTCGGTGTTCAGGAGCGTCACTTGCGCTGGGACATCCCCGTTCCCAACAGTGCGAGAGAGCGATCGGAGGATCTGCTGGCGCGGTTTGGTGGGGAAACGTCCGGTACCGATGGTGATAAGACTGCGGCTCGTAAAATCCTGTTGATCAGCCCATGCAGCAGCGATCGGTTCCGTAACTTCAGGAACTGGGCGCCTGAGTACTACGCGGAGGTTGCCAGCTACGCGGCATCGGTACATGGACTGCGAATCGTCCTGACCGGTGGCAGAAGCCAGGTCGAGCGGGACTACGGAGAGCGGATACTCGCTGCGCTGAATAATCCATCGGGTCGGAAAGTGCCTGTCCCGATCCTGAACCTCATTGGACGCACGGATCTCAAGACATTATTTGCCCTGATGCAGCGGGCATCTGTGGTGCTCGCACCGGATTCCGGCCCGTTGCACATGGCGGTTGCTGCGGGCGCTCCGCCGATTGGCCTTTATGCGACCTCCAATCCGGAGCGGACGGGGCCCGTGCTCGGCATGCGGTGGGTCGTTAATGCCTATCCGCAGGCGGTTCGGGAGTCACTGGGCCGAGCGGTGGGCGATATTCGCTGGGGAAAACGGGTCAGAGATCCTCGTGCCATGGAGCTGATCAAGCCAGCGGCGGTGATCGCGAAGCTCGATGAATTGATGTCGACGCCGACCAAGGAACGGCTGGCCGTATGA
- a CDS encoding protein-L-isoaspartate O-methyltransferase family protein: MTDVNLADARENMIEQQLRTWEVLNGRVLDALEKLPREAFTPPQYANLAYADMQVPLGHGEVMLEPKVEGRLLQALDPQPNERVLEVGTGSGYLTCCLARLASHVTSVDIYPDFTARAEDSIRHAGVRNIRLEVGDAALGWDDGRRYDVIAVTGSLPQLHQGFHRSLAEGGRLFLILGQPPIMEAVLITRVGEDQWSSESLFDTTAPPLLGSPVTREFSL; this comes from the coding sequence ATGACTGACGTGAATCTGGCTGATGCAAGGGAAAACATGATCGAGCAGCAGTTGAGGACCTGGGAGGTCTTGAACGGCCGCGTCCTCGATGCACTGGAGAAGCTGCCACGGGAAGCCTTCACGCCGCCCCAGTACGCCAACCTTGCGTACGCAGACATGCAGGTTCCGCTGGGGCATGGGGAGGTAATGCTCGAACCGAAGGTTGAGGGTCGGCTACTGCAAGCGCTGGACCCACAGCCCAACGAGCGTGTCCTCGAGGTCGGCACCGGCTCTGGCTATCTCACGTGTTGCCTTGCCCGCCTCGCATCCCACGTCACGAGTGTCGACATCTACCCCGACTTCACAGCGCGTGCCGAGGATTCCATTCGCCATGCGGGGGTACGGAACATCCGTTTGGAAGTGGGCGATGCAGCGCTGGGCTGGGATGATGGTCGACGCTATGACGTCATCGCCGTTACCGGCTCTCTGCCCCAGCTGCACCAGGGGTTCCATCGCAGCCTAGCCGAAGGCGGGCGACTGTTCCTCATTCTGGGACAGCCACCGATCATGGAGGCGGTTCTCATCACTCGAGTTGGCGAGGATCAGTGGTCGAGCGAGAGCCTGTTCGACACCACCGCGCCACCACTTTTAGGCTCGCCGGTCACTCGGGAATTCTCTCTCTAA
- a CDS encoding transposase: MPKLFPLFGLKSEGYPGMGQPRRNQISLKATPYYHLVSRCVRREFLCGHDPLTGKDYSHRRRWICQRLERLVQIFAVDVCAYAVMSNHYHLVVRIDEQTARSWTPHEVLRRWLMLFKGPAWMHEVVQSGHRMASHPSMSLVVAMYRSRLMSLSWFMRCINEPIARRANREDEVNGHFWQGRYRCQALLDEGALMTAMTYVDLNPLRAGIVERPEDAEYASVAQRFAHAAGRPFPGTGPKLMALPAGGAEESDGPGASPPLTLLEYLELIDWSARAVAAGKGAAMPDGIPPVLSRLGLSSEMFGDFVAAGGGHGLAVLGDPDSLRSWAVSLGRHYFRGRRLAAALFRCAGERLRFSSSKHVDRSQRPLPST, encoded by the coding sequence ATGCCGAAATTGTTTCCACTGTTTGGACTGAAGTCAGAAGGTTATCCAGGGATGGGGCAACCTCGTCGCAATCAGATCTCGCTCAAGGCAACGCCTTACTATCACCTCGTATCGCGATGCGTAAGACGCGAGTTTTTATGTGGCCATGATCCGCTGACGGGCAAGGATTACTCGCATAGGCGTCGGTGGATATGTCAGAGGTTAGAACGACTCGTTCAGATCTTTGCCGTCGACGTCTGTGCCTATGCTGTGATGTCCAATCACTATCACTTGGTCGTACGGATCGATGAACAGACCGCGAGATCGTGGACGCCGCATGAAGTCTTGAGGCGCTGGCTCATGCTTTTCAAAGGGCCGGCTTGGATGCATGAGGTTGTGCAGTCCGGCCATCGGATGGCGTCGCATCCGTCGATGTCGCTCGTCGTGGCGATGTACCGTTCCCGTCTCATGAGCCTCTCCTGGTTTATGCGCTGTATCAACGAACCGATCGCCCGTCGGGCGAACCGGGAGGACGAGGTGAATGGCCATTTCTGGCAGGGCCGCTACCGCTGTCAGGCGTTGCTGGACGAAGGGGCTTTGATGACTGCCATGACCTACGTGGATCTGAACCCTCTAAGAGCCGGCATCGTCGAACGTCCTGAAGATGCGGAGTACGCCTCTGTAGCCCAGCGATTTGCCCATGCGGCCGGTCGACCGTTTCCTGGAACAGGCCCCAAATTAATGGCGCTCCCCGCAGGTGGAGCGGAAGAGAGCGACGGCCCTGGAGCATCGCCTCCATTGACCTTGCTCGAATACCTCGAGCTCATCGATTGGAGCGCTCGGGCCGTCGCCGCCGGCAAAGGCGCAGCGATGCCGGATGGTATCCCGCCGGTTCTGAGCCGATTGGGGCTTAGCTCTGAGATGTTCGGAGATTTCGTCGCCGCTGGCGGAGGGCATGGCCTGGCCGTACTGGGTGACCCCGATAGTCTACGATCATGGGCGGTCTCTCTCGGCCGCCACTACTTTAGGGGTCGTCGGCTTGCCGCCGCGCTTTTCAGATGCGCCGGCGAACGCCTTCGTTTCAGCTCGTCGAAGCACGTGGATCGAAGTCAAAGGCCTCTGCCATCGACTTGA
- a CDS encoding gamma-glutamyltransferase family protein yields the protein MLNTTMGTRGMMTAPHHMAAEAGRDVLRENGTATEAMVAAAAVIAVVYPHMNAIGGDGFWLISRPGEAPIGVDACGPAARLATRDYYGERGLAAIPTRGPQAALTVPGTVGGWQTALSHATNGGGGGRLPLSRLLEPAAALARDGVPITAGQALVTREKLNELHDLPGFAETFLDAYGRPLECGARLRQPALADTLEQLSRVGLDDFYRGDVARSIAADLDTLGSPLRLDDLLEYRPLTVEPLSLRVGKARLYNMPPPTQGLASLLILGIHQRVPVPNMGPFGHIHALVESTKKAFQVRDRHVADPRWMTVNPQDFLCGQWLETAASEIDMTRAAPWPYPGAAGDTVWMGAVDSQGQAVSFIQSIYWEYGAGVVLPATGVLMQNRGISFGLDAQNLQALEPGRRPFHTLNPAMARFDDGRDMVYGTMGGEGQPQTQAAIFTRYANDMMPLQKAISAPRWLLGRTWGSSSTNLKLESRFPSSLSEQLHEAGHAVEMVGNFDSMMGHAGAIVRHPDGLLEGASDPRSDGAVAAS from the coding sequence ATGCTCAATACCACAATGGGCACCCGGGGCATGATGACCGCTCCCCATCACATGGCGGCCGAGGCTGGCCGTGATGTGCTCCGCGAGAACGGGACAGCCACTGAAGCGATGGTAGCGGCAGCAGCGGTCATCGCCGTCGTCTATCCGCATATGAATGCGATTGGCGGCGACGGTTTCTGGCTGATCAGTCGACCCGGGGAGGCGCCGATTGGTGTTGATGCCTGTGGCCCGGCCGCCCGATTGGCTACCAGAGACTACTACGGCGAGCGCGGTTTGGCGGCCATTCCGACTCGGGGACCACAGGCCGCACTGACGGTGCCCGGTACGGTGGGAGGTTGGCAGACGGCACTATCGCATGCGACCAACGGCGGAGGCGGAGGCAGACTACCGCTATCCCGACTGCTCGAGCCCGCCGCAGCACTAGCGCGTGACGGCGTGCCAATCACCGCTGGTCAAGCGCTGGTTACGCGAGAAAAGCTCAACGAGCTCCATGATTTACCAGGGTTCGCGGAAACGTTTCTCGATGCCTATGGCCGGCCACTCGAATGCGGAGCACGGCTTCGTCAGCCAGCGCTGGCCGATACGCTCGAGCAACTGAGCCGTGTGGGGCTGGATGACTTCTACCGCGGAGATGTTGCCCGCAGCATAGCCGCTGATCTCGACACGCTTGGCAGCCCGCTCCGGCTGGACGACCTCTTGGAGTACAGACCACTTACGGTCGAACCACTGAGCCTTCGCGTCGGCAAAGCCCGCCTCTACAACATGCCTCCGCCCACTCAGGGACTCGCCTCGCTGCTGATACTTGGGATTCATCAAAGAGTGCCTGTCCCAAACATGGGCCCATTTGGACATATCCACGCGCTCGTCGAGTCGACCAAAAAGGCCTTCCAGGTTCGGGACAGGCACGTTGCGGACCCACGCTGGATGACCGTAAACCCGCAGGATTTCCTTTGCGGTCAGTGGCTGGAAACAGCTGCCAGTGAGATCGATATGACCCGGGCAGCGCCCTGGCCCTACCCAGGAGCTGCCGGCGATACGGTCTGGATGGGCGCCGTCGACTCGCAGGGCCAAGCGGTGAGCTTTATTCAGTCGATCTACTGGGAATACGGAGCGGGGGTCGTACTACCGGCGACCGGAGTCCTGATGCAGAACCGCGGGATCAGCTTCGGTCTGGATGCACAGAATCTTCAGGCCCTTGAGCCCGGTCGGCGTCCCTTTCACACCCTAAACCCGGCGATGGCCCGCTTCGATGACGGGCGCGATATGGTTTACGGGACTATGGGCGGTGAGGGACAGCCACAGACACAAGCTGCAATCTTCACCCGTTACGCCAATGACATGATGCCTCTTCAAAAAGCGATCAGTGCGCCGCGATGGTTGCTCGGTCGCACCTGGGGAAGTTCGAGTACAAACCTGAAGCTCGAGTCTCGATTCCCTTCAAGCCTTTCGGAGCAACTCCATGAGGCAGGGCATGCCGTTGAGATGGTTGGGAATTTCGACAGCATGATGGGACATGCCGGCGCGATAGTGCGTCATCCCGACGGATTGCTCGAAGGTGCCAGCGACCCGCGTAGTGATGGAGCCGTCGCCGCGAGCTGA
- the mutM gene encoding bifunctional DNA-formamidopyrimidine glycosylase/DNA-(apurinic or apyrimidinic site) lyase, producing MPELPEVETTRRGLEPHCVGHRLLCLRVREPRLRWHVPVTDPPRVAGARIHSLDRRGKYLLFRLEAGTTILMHLGMSGHMRVVRPGQALKSHDHVDFELDSGELLRFNDPRRFGSLHITEDPPEQHPLLSRLGPEPLGGEFKGEYLHRIAAGRRVAVKNLVMDSHVVVGVGNIYATEALYRSGIHPTRPAGRIARQRYDHLVGCIRAVLEEAIEAGGTTLRDFSGADGVPGYFQQTLHAYGRGGQPCGYCGRRLKEIRLAQRSTVYCPRCQR from the coding sequence ATGCCCGAGTTGCCAGAGGTAGAGACGACGCGCCGGGGCCTGGAACCCCATTGCGTGGGCCATCGATTACTGTGCTTGAGGGTGCGAGAACCCAGGCTGCGTTGGCATGTCCCGGTGACTGACCCCCCTCGCGTCGCCGGTGCCCGCATCCACTCCCTCGATCGGCGGGGTAAGTATCTGTTGTTTCGGCTCGAAGCAGGTACCACGATCCTCATGCATCTGGGCATGTCCGGACATATGCGTGTGGTCAGACCGGGACAGGCACTAAAGTCCCATGACCATGTCGACTTCGAGCTCGACAGTGGCGAGCTACTCCGCTTTAACGATCCGCGCCGCTTTGGGAGTCTCCATATCACCGAAGATCCGCCGGAGCAGCATCCGCTGCTATCCCGGCTTGGCCCGGAACCGCTTGGTGGCGAATTCAAGGGTGAATATCTCCACCGCATAGCCGCGGGGCGCCGTGTTGCCGTAAAAAACCTGGTAATGGACAGCCACGTCGTAGTTGGTGTCGGGAATATCTATGCGACTGAGGCGCTCTATCGTTCCGGTATCCATCCAACGCGCCCCGCAGGGCGCATTGCCCGCCAGCGCTATGACCATCTGGTCGGCTGCATTCGTGCAGTTCTGGAGGAGGCGATCGAGGCGGGCGGCACAACTTTGCGAGATTTCAGCGGTGCCGATGGTGTCCCCGGATACTTCCAGCAAACCCTCCACGCCTATGGACGAGGAGGCCAGCCATGCGGTTACTGCGGGCGGCGCTTGAAAGAAATCCGCCTCGCCCAGCGCTCGACCGTCTATTGTCCGCGTTGCCAGCGTTGA
- the rpmG gene encoding 50S ribosomal protein L33, whose product MRDKIKLVSSAGTGHFYTTDKNRRNTPHKLEFRKYDPVVRKHVIYKEAKIK is encoded by the coding sequence ATGCGCGACAAGATTAAGCTCGTCTCTTCAGCTGGCACGGGGCATTTCTACACGACGGACAAAAACCGGCGTAACACCCCCCACAAGCTTGAGTTCCGCAAGTATGATCCGGTGGTGCGTAAGCATGTGATCTACAAGGAAGCCAAGATCAAGTAG
- the rpmB gene encoding 50S ribosomal protein L28, with protein MAKVCQVTGKRPMTGNNVSHANNKTRRRFLPNLRYHRFWLDSESRWVRLRVSSKGMRIIDKVGIEQVISDLRNRGEKV; from the coding sequence ATGGCCAAGGTATGTCAGGTCACCGGTAAGCGTCCGATGACCGGAAACAACGTCTCTCACGCCAACAATAAGACGCGTCGGCGCTTTCTGCCGAACTTGCGCTACCATCGCTTTTGGCTGGACAGCGAGAGCCGTTGGGTCCGGCTGCGTGTCTCCAGCAAGGGCATGCGGATTATCGATAAGGTCGGTATAGAGCAGGTTATTTCGGATCTGCGTAACCGTGGCGAGAAGGTCTGA
- a CDS encoding DnaJ C-terminal domain-containing protein — MEFQDYYKTLGVNREASKDEIKKAYRRLARKYHPDVSQEPDAETKFKQVAEAYEVLKDPDKRKMYDELGENWQSGQDFRPPPGWEQQTGTRGGASYSAGFGDFSDFFENLFGGGLGGGFGSSGFGKGPDGDRHTAGHARDFRAPDTTAKLQIDLEDAYAGATKSVDISAGGESPKRLRVKIPEGVTNGQQIRLKGQGTRSPMSSEPGDLLLEIHIRPHDRFHLRGKDIHVDVPVAPWEAALGGTIPAPTLGGTVELKIPRGSQTGTRLRLKGRGLPGRNRGNQYVSLKIVNPPLDSQQSEDFFKSMAEAFDFDPRASTS, encoded by the coding sequence ATGGAGTTCCAGGACTACTACAAGACGCTCGGCGTAAACCGCGAGGCGTCCAAAGACGAGATCAAAAAGGCGTATCGTCGCCTTGCGCGCAAATATCATCCGGACGTGAGCCAGGAGCCAGACGCCGAGACAAAGTTCAAGCAGGTCGCCGAAGCTTATGAGGTCCTCAAGGACCCGGATAAGCGCAAGATGTATGACGAGCTCGGTGAGAACTGGCAATCGGGCCAGGACTTCCGGCCACCGCCGGGTTGGGAACAACAGACCGGCACACGCGGTGGTGCAAGCTACAGCGCCGGCTTTGGTGATTTCAGCGACTTCTTCGAGAACCTGTTTGGCGGAGGCCTGGGAGGCGGGTTCGGCTCAAGTGGTTTTGGAAAAGGCCCTGACGGGGACAGGCACACAGCCGGTCATGCAAGGGATTTCCGCGCTCCGGATACCACTGCGAAGCTGCAGATCGACCTTGAAGACGCTTATGCCGGCGCCACCAAGTCGGTGGATATCAGTGCTGGCGGAGAGTCTCCCAAGCGCCTTCGCGTGAAGATCCCCGAGGGCGTCACGAACGGACAACAGATTCGACTCAAGGGTCAGGGTACGCGCTCACCCATGAGTAGCGAGCCGGGTGACCTCCTCCTTGAGATTCATATCCGCCCCCATGACCGCTTCCATCTTCGCGGCAAGGATATCCACGTCGATGTGCCGGTTGCGCCGTGGGAGGCCGCGCTGGGAGGAACGATCCCGGCCCCAACGCTGGGCGGGACGGTCGAGCTTAAAATCCCGCGAGGCAGCCAGACTGGCACACGGCTGCGCTTGAAAGGACGGGGGCTTCCCGGTCGAAACAGAGGAAATCAATATGTTTCTCTGAAGATCGTCAACCCGCCGCTCGACAGCCAGCAGTCGGAAGACTTCTTCAAGTCGATGGCAGAGGCCTTTGACTTCGATCCACGTGCTTCGACGAGCTGA
- a CDS encoding rhodanese-like domain-containing protein: protein MQSLTPRELHQKIRSGQAQITVLDVREPWETRIARLEGCVFAPLSTFGTEIVDDLPDDRDVVVLCHHGVRSAMVTQWLEQNGRERVFNLSGGIDEWSRTIDPSLPRY, encoded by the coding sequence ATGCAGAGCTTGACGCCACGGGAACTCCATCAAAAGATCAGATCGGGACAGGCACAAATCACAGTCCTCGATGTAAGGGAGCCATGGGAGACTCGAATTGCTCGGCTCGAAGGGTGCGTCTTTGCGCCCTTGAGCACCTTTGGCACCGAGATCGTTGATGATCTGCCCGACGACAGAGATGTCGTTGTCCTCTGTCATCATGGCGTTCGAAGTGCCATGGTGACCCAATGGCTTGAACAAAATGGCCGGGAACGGGTCTTTAATCTCAGTGGCGGGATCGATGAATGGTCCCGCACCATCGACCCGAGCCTGCCCAGGTACTGA
- a CDS encoding TolC family outer membrane protein has protein sequence MPRPQTVIIGLAVFAIATLVSVPNQKASAEDLLDVYERALTSDPQFQQAIAERQALEESLPQARAGLRPDVSVTSSFNVNDENGDLAGGQADGQYRQLTYGVSLSQPLYRYSQAKAVDRADAQVSQAQAQFAFAEQALILRVAERYFDVLDAREAVDAAEASLEAIERQLEQAEQRFEVGVIARTDVEEARARADLARAELFQARDNLQNRREELRELTNQPPGVLEALGAGVSLTAPEPSDLASWREQAQQENRQLAAARFAAEAAMEGVDVERGVRRPTVDLVAGYDGLEQYGRQGRDTSSDQLSAGVQLNLPLYQGGGISSNIREAQFRYTEAREALEETRRTVTRDAANAYRGVLTALERVQALDQARVSTRSALEATEAGFDVGTRTIVDVLNAQREVFNAERDYQQARNAYLLNTLRLQQAAGTLSKEDVDRVNALLEEAP, from the coding sequence ATGCCTCGCCCGCAAACAGTGATCATCGGCCTGGCGGTTTTTGCAATCGCGACATTAGTGTCTGTCCCCAACCAGAAGGCGTCGGCAGAGGACCTTCTGGACGTCTACGAGCGGGCGCTCACCAGTGATCCGCAGTTCCAGCAGGCCATTGCTGAACGCCAGGCCCTGGAAGAGTCGCTCCCGCAGGCAAGAGCCGGTCTGCGACCTGATGTCTCAGTAACTTCGTCATTCAATGTCAACGACGAAAACGGCGACCTGGCCGGTGGGCAAGCGGACGGTCAGTATCGGCAACTGACCTATGGAGTCTCGCTGTCGCAGCCCCTCTACCGGTATTCGCAGGCCAAGGCCGTTGACCGTGCAGACGCGCAGGTAAGCCAAGCCCAGGCCCAATTCGCGTTCGCTGAACAGGCGCTTATCCTGAGGGTCGCGGAAAGATACTTTGATGTCCTGGACGCGAGGGAGGCGGTTGATGCCGCCGAAGCGAGTCTTGAGGCCATCGAACGCCAGCTCGAACAGGCGGAGCAGCGTTTTGAGGTGGGGGTCATCGCAAGGACAGACGTCGAGGAAGCCAGAGCGCGCGCGGACTTGGCCCGAGCTGAGCTGTTTCAGGCCAGGGATAACCTCCAGAATCGCCGGGAAGAGCTTCGGGAGCTGACCAATCAACCCCCTGGCGTACTCGAAGCCCTGGGAGCGGGCGTCTCACTGACGGCACCAGAGCCGTCCGACCTGGCTTCATGGAGAGAACAGGCACAGCAGGAAAATCGACAGCTTGCTGCTGCACGCTTCGCGGCTGAAGCGGCCATGGAAGGCGTCGACGTGGAGCGTGGCGTGCGCCGTCCTACGGTTGATCTTGTCGCCGGATATGACGGGCTCGAGCAGTATGGCCGTCAGGGCCGAGACACGAGCTCCGACCAGCTGAGCGCGGGCGTGCAGCTCAACCTACCGCTCTATCAAGGTGGCGGTATATCATCGAATATCCGCGAGGCGCAGTTCCGGTACACCGAGGCGCGAGAGGCATTGGAGGAAACTCGGCGGACAGTCACGCGCGACGCAGCGAATGCGTATCGCGGGGTTTTGACAGCACTGGAGCGCGTCCAGGCACTGGATCAGGCAAGGGTATCCACCCGATCCGCGCTCGAGGCGACCGAAGCCGGGTTTGATGTCGGCACACGAACGATCGTCGACGTACTCAATGCTCAGCGTGAAGTTTTTAATGCAGAGCGTGATTACCAGCAGGCCCGAAACGCCTATCTTCTCAACACGCTCAGACTTCAGCAGGCCGCCGGAACACTCTCGAAGGAGGATGTTGACCGCGTCAATGCACTGCTCGAAGAGGCGCCCTAA
- a CDS encoding 3-deoxy-D-manno-octulosonic acid transferase: MTVTFYRVLSRLLRPLAHAYLRRLGRKDPAYRLGINERWGRGDYHAVASGSLWIHAASVGEVRAAQPLIDRLLEEGRALFITTNTPTGRQTAEGRYGAGIVVRFPPVDVPDAVERFLDKLRPSAALFVELELWPNRLVALERRSIPVALVNARLSEASFRRYARFGRLMKQCLAGVVCVSAQTEADAERYRKMGVPDRRIEVTGNLKFDQSVNDQQIQLGRLLRSQIGLDRPVWVAVSLRQAEAPIVKEAHELLRARYTNALLIAVPRHPEQFTWPDSVWDRHVLMASGLYENEPIAPETSVVLGDTYGEMIRFLSAADIAFVGGTLTPVGGHNPLEPASLAKAILMGPNVTNFRQIDSLLGDRGGRIRVHSAAELADSLTSLFGDRHYLAEVGDNARRLVEEHRGATERTLSALHRTLFVDQVKS, encoded by the coding sequence ATGACGGTCACTTTCTACCGGGTCCTGTCTCGGCTTTTGCGGCCGCTTGCACATGCCTACCTCCGGAGGCTGGGTCGGAAAGATCCAGCCTACCGACTTGGTATCAACGAGCGGTGGGGCCGAGGCGATTATCATGCGGTCGCCTCAGGGTCCCTCTGGATTCATGCCGCATCGGTGGGCGAGGTCCGCGCTGCCCAGCCCCTCATCGATCGTCTGCTTGAGGAGGGCCGTGCGCTTTTTATTACCACGAACACCCCAACCGGCCGTCAGACCGCGGAGGGCCGTTATGGCGCCGGGATCGTGGTGAGATTCCCTCCAGTGGATGTCCCAGATGCCGTTGAGCGTTTTCTCGACAAGCTCCGGCCGTCCGCCGCTTTGTTCGTCGAGCTGGAGCTATGGCCCAATCGGCTGGTGGCGCTGGAAAGGAGAAGCATCCCCGTCGCCCTCGTCAACGCTCGTCTGAGTGAGGCGAGTTTCCGGCGTTATGCCCGATTTGGCCGCTTGATGAAGCAGTGCCTGGCGGGCGTTGTCTGCGTCAGCGCACAAACCGAAGCCGACGCGGAGCGGTACCGCAAGATGGGTGTCCCGGATCGGCGGATTGAAGTCACGGGCAACCTCAAGTTCGATCAATCGGTCAATGATCAGCAGATCCAGCTGGGCCGCCTCTTGCGCTCGCAGATAGGTCTCGATCGTCCTGTATGGGTGGCGGTGAGCCTCAGGCAGGCCGAGGCGCCGATCGTGAAAGAGGCGCATGAGTTGCTTCGTGCGCGTTACACGAATGCGCTCCTCATTGCGGTGCCGAGACACCCTGAGCAGTTCACCTGGCCTGACTCGGTTTGGGACAGGCATGTTCTGATGGCTTCGGGGTTGTACGAGAATGAACCGATAGCCCCCGAAACAAGCGTCGTGCTGGGAGACACATACGGGGAGATGATCCGGTTTCTCTCCGCCGCCGACATCGCGTTTGTGGGGGGTACGCTTACACCGGTCGGTGGCCATAATCCCCTGGAGCCAGCGTCCTTGGCCAAAGCGATTCTAATGGGGCCGAATGTCACCAATTTCCGTCAGATCGATAGCCTGCTGGGAGATCGGGGTGGCCGCATCCGGGTTCATAGCGCGGCCGAGCTGGCAGACTCACTGACTTCGTTATTCGGGGACAGGCACTATCTGGCGGAGGTGGGAGATAACGCGAGACGGCTTGTTGAGGAGCACAGGGGCGCGACGGAGCGTACGCTAAGTGCGCTGCATCGGACACTTTTTGTCGATCAGGTTAAGTCTTAG
- a CDS encoding 3-deoxy-D-manno-octulosonic acid kinase has product MVHLDVRAQGATYFISPPITSSHEVSSKLFNPQWLEAQALIEGTAQGRAAAWFIRLKDEQLVLRHYRRGGLPARFSNDRFLWIGLRRSRPWRELSVLSRLHALGLPVPVPIAGRVQKKTVSYTADIITRRIPGARSLADFMLASYFGDTHDQNARDDIWRETGRVIRAFHAIGAHHADLNVRNILIDEQRKVWLIDWDRGRLNAGAAIQSRSMARLRRSLSREAELESIARQGWPLLMSAYSRGP; this is encoded by the coding sequence ATGGTGCATTTGGATGTCCGCGCTCAAGGTGCGACTTACTTTATCAGCCCGCCGATCACCTCGTCGCACGAGGTGTCTTCCAAACTTTTTAACCCGCAATGGCTTGAAGCGCAGGCGCTGATCGAAGGGACGGCGCAAGGCCGTGCGGCCGCCTGGTTCATCCGTTTAAAAGACGAACAACTGGTGCTTCGTCATTATCGCCGCGGCGGCCTGCCAGCCCGGTTCAGCAACGATCGATTCCTCTGGATCGGGCTGAGAAGGAGTCGTCCATGGCGAGAACTATCCGTCCTTTCGCGACTGCACGCCCTCGGCCTTCCGGTGCCTGTCCCAATCGCTGGCCGTGTCCAGAAGAAAACAGTCAGCTATACCGCGGACATCATTACTCGGCGGATCCCGGGGGCTCGATCGCTGGCAGATTTCATGCTCGCAAGTTATTTCGGGGACACCCACGATCAGAACGCTCGCGATGACATCTGGCGTGAAACCGGGCGGGTGATACGAGCGTTCCACGCAATCGGCGCCCACCATGCGGACCTGAATGTCCGCAATATCCTTATCGACGAGCAACGCAAAGTCTGGTTGATTGACTGGGATCGCGGTAGATTGAACGCGGGCGCCGCGATTCAGAGCCGAAGCATGGCACGACTTCGCCGATCCCTGTCCCGGGAGGCGGAGCTGGAGAGCATCGCCCGGCAGGGCTGGCCCCTGTTAATGAGCGCCTATTCGCGGGGTCCCTGA